A DNA window from Camelina sativa cultivar DH55 chromosome 13, Cs, whole genome shotgun sequence contains the following coding sequences:
- the LOC104737327 gene encoding sugar transporter ERD6-like 14, with protein sequence MAEESLLLQSPNASPSKSSSLLSEISNASTRPLIFAFTAISCGAYTFGCIVGYTAPTQTSIIKDLNLSIADFSFFGSILTVGLILGALICGKLTDLVGRVYTIWITNILFVIGWLAIAFAKDVWLLDVGRLLQGVSVGIFSYLGPFYISEIAPKNLRGAASSFVQLFTGVGLSVIYALGTVVDWRKLAILGSIPSLMVVPLLFFVPESPRWLAKVEREKEVEAVLLSLRGAKSDVSEEAKEILEYTQHVEEQQDVDGRRFFKLFQRKYVLPLTIGVVLISVPQLGGLNGYTFYTDTIFTSTGVSSDVGFILTSIVQISGGILGAVLVDLSGRRSILLVSQAGMFLGCLATAISFLLQKNNCWENGTPILALSSVMVYFGSYGLGMGSIPWTIASEIYPVDVKGAAGTVCNLVSSISSWLVAYSFSFLLQWSSTGTFVIFAAVICIGYVFTAKLVPETKGKSLEEIQSLFTDSHPQDSTVF encoded by the exons ATGGCAGAAGAATCTTTATTATTACAATCTCCAAATGCTTCTCCTAGTAAATCCTCTTCACTTCTGTCTGAAATATCAAATGCTTCGACGAGACCTTTAATTTTTGCCTTCACTGCCATTTCTTGTGGTGCCTACACTTTTGGTTGCATT GTCGGATATACGGCTCCTACACAGACAAGTATCATAAAAGACTTGAATCTATCCATAGCTGAT ttttcattttttggatcGATATTGACGGTGGGACTAATCCTTGGAGCATTAATCTGTGGGAAATTAACAGATTTGGTTGGTCGTGTCTAC ACAATATGGATCACTAACATCCTCTTCGTAATCGGCTGGCTTGCTATTGCATTTGCCAAG GATGTTTGGCTGCTCGATGTTGGAAGGTTATTGCAAGGGGTTTCGGTGGGAATTTTCTCGTATTTG GGGCCTTTTTACATCAGCGAGATAGCACCAAAAAACCTGAGAGGAGCTGCTTCTTCCTTTGTGCAG TTATTCACAGGTGTTGGTCTATCGGTTATTTATGCACTTGGAACAGTCGTTGATTGGCGCAAATTAGCCATTTTGg GATCTATACCTTCTCTAATGGTTGtgcctcttcttttctttgtcccaGAATCTCCTAGATGGCTA GCTAAAGTGGAAAGGGAGAAGGAGGTTGAGGCAGTTTTGTTAAGCCTGCGAGGAGCAAAATCTGATGTATcggaagaagcaaaagagataTTA GAATATACACAACATGTTGAAGAACAACAAGACGTCGATGGCCGTCGTTTCTTCAAGTTGTTCCAGCGAAAATACGTGTTGCCACTTACT ATTGGAGTTGTTCTTATATCTGTGCCTCAGCTTGGAGGTCTAAATGGTTATACTTTTTACACCGATACCATTTTCACTTCTACCG GTGTATCAAGTGACGTTGGATTCATATTGACATCTATTGTTCAG ATATCTGGAGGCATTTTAGGAGCTGTGCTAGTGGATTTATCTGGAAGACGTTCTATCCTATTG GTTTCTCAAGCTGGAATGTTCTTGGGTTGTCTTGCCACAGCCATTTCATTCCTCTTGCAG AAGAACAATTGCTGGGAAAATGGAACACCAATATTGGCTCTCAGTAGTGTTATG gTGTATTTTGGATCATACGGATTAGGCATGGGATCGATACCATGGACGATAGCATCAGAG ATTTATCCAGTTGACGTGAAAGGAGCAGCAGGAACGGTTTGTAACTTGGTCAGCTCTATAAGCTCATGGCTCGTTGCTTATTCCTTCAGTTTCTTGCTTCAGTGGAGCTCCACAG GAACATTTGTGATATTTGCGGCAGTGATTTGCATTGGATATGTGTTCACTGCCAAGCTTGTTCCAGAGACCAAAGGCAAATCTTTAGAAGAAATTCAATCTCTTTTCACTGATTCTCATCCTCAAGATTCTACAGTTTTCTAA
- the LOC104737329 gene encoding sugar transporter ERD6-like 15 produces MAEEGLLLVSPSRASSSSLLSEISKASTKPFVLAFIVGSCGAFAFGCIIGYSAPTQSGIMQDLNLSIADYSLFGSILTVGLILGALICGKLTDLVGRVYTIWITNILFVIGWFAIAFAKDVWLLDLGRLLQGISIGISAYLGPVYITEIAPRNLRGAASSLAQLSAGVGISVFYALGTVVAWRNLAILGSIPSLMVMPLLFFIPESPRWLAKVGRETEVKAVLLSLRGATSDVSDEAAEILDYTEHVRQQQDIDGSGFFKLFQRKYAFSLTIGVVLIALPQLGGLNGYSFYTGSIFISTGVSSHFGFISTSVVQMFGGILGTVLVDVSGRRTLLLVSQAGMFLGCLATAISFFLKENHCWETGTPILSLISVMVYFGSYGSGMGTIPWIIASEIYPVDVKGAAGTMCNLVSSISSLLVAYSFSFLLQWSSTGTFLIFATVIGLGFVFIATLVPETKGKSLEEIQSLFTDPPPDDSTIF; encoded by the exons ATGGCAGAAGAAGGTTTATTATTAGTTTCTCCGAGTAgagcatcatcttcttcacttctgTCGGAAATATCAAAAGCCTCTACAAAACCTTTTGTTCTTGCTTTCATTGTCGGTTCTTGCGGTGCCTTTGCCTTTGGATGCATT atCGGATACTCAGCTCCTACACAGTCCGGTATCATGCAAGACTTGAATCTCTCCATAGCTGAT TATTCACTGTTTGGATCAATATTGACGGTTGGATTAATCCTTGGAGCATTAATCTGTGGGAAATTAACAGATTTGGTTGGTCGTGTCTAC ACAATATGGATCACTAACATCCTCTTCGTAATCGGCTGGTTTGCTATTGCATTTGCCAAG GATGTTTGGCTGCTTGATCTCGGAAGGTTGTTGCAAGGGATCTCGATCGGAATTAGCGCATATTTG GGACCGGTTTACATCACTGAAATAGCCCCAAGGAACTTGCGAGGAGCTGCTTCTTCCTTGGCACAG CTATCTGCGGGTGTTGGTATATCGGTCTTTTATGCACTTGGAACAGTCGTTGCATGGCGCAATTTAGCCATTTTGG GATCTATACCTTCTCTAATGGTTAtgcctcttcttttcttcatcccCGAATCTCCTAGATGGCTA GCTAAAGTTGGGAGGGAAACGGAGGTTAAGGCGGTTTTGTTAAGCCTTAGAGGAGCAACATCTGATGTATCAGATGAAGCAGCAGAGATATTA GACTATACAGAACATGTTAGACAACAACAAGACATCGATGGCAGCGGTTTCTTCAAGCTATTTCAGCGAAAATATGCGTTCTCACTTACC ATTGGAGTTGTTCTTATAGCTTTGCCTCAGCTTGGAGGTCTTAACGGTTATTCTTTTTACACTGGCTCCATTTTCATTTCTACCG GTGTATCGAGTCACTTTGGATTCATATCGACATCAGTTGTTCAG ATGTTTGGAGGCATTTTAGGTACCGTGCTTGTTGATGTATCTGGAAGACGTACGCTCCTATTg GTTTCTCAAGCTGGAATGTTCTTGGGTTGTCTTGCCACAGCCATTTCATTCTTCTTGAAG GAGAACCATTGCTGGGAGACAGGAACACCTATCTTGTCTCTGATTAGTGTTATg GTGTATTTTGGATCATACGGATCAGGTATGGGGACAATACCATGGATCATAGCATCAGAG ATATATCCAGTAGACGTGAAAGGAGCAGCAGGAACAATGTGTAACTTGGTCAGCTCTATAAGCTCATTGCTCGTTGCTTATTCCTTCAGTTTCTTGCTTCAGTGGAGCTCCACAg GAACATTTCTGATTTTTGCCACAGTGATTGGCCTTGGATTTGTGTTCATAGCCACGCTTGTTCCGGAGACTAAAGGCAAATCCCTAGAAGAGATTCAATCTCTTTTCACTGATCCTCCTCCTGACGATTCTacaattttctaa
- the LOC104737330 gene encoding UPF0051 protein ABCI8, chloroplastic translates to MASLLANGVSSFSPQPTSDSSKSPKGFHPKPESFKFPSPKSLNPTRPLFKIRADVGIDSRPIEATESSSSADKLQQYFQNLDYDKKYGFVEDIDSFTIPKGLSEETIRSISKLKEEPEWMLEFRFKAYEKFLKLEEPKWSDNRYPSINFQDMCYYSAPKKKPTLNSLDEADPQLLEYFDKLGVPLTEQKRLANVAVDAVLDSVSIATTHRKTLEKSGVIFCSISEAIREYPDLIKKYLGRVVPSDDNYYAALNAAVFSDGSFCYIPKNTRCPMPISTYFRINAMETGQFERTLIVAEEGSFVEYLEGCTAPSYDKNQLHAAVVELYCGKGAEIKYSTVQNWYAGDQEGKGGIYNFVTKRGLCAGDRSKISWTQVETGSAITWKYPSVVLEGDDSVGEFYSVALTNNYQQADTGTKMIHKGKNTKSRIISKGISAGHSRNCYRGLVQVQSRAENAKNTSTCDSMLIGDKAAANTYPYIQVKNPSAKVEHEASTSKIGEDQLFYFQQRGIDHERALAAMISGFCRDVFNKLPDEFGAEVNQLMSIKLEGSVG, encoded by the exons ATGGCGTCTCTTCTCGCAAACGGTGTCTCCAGCTTCTCACCACAACCCACTTCCGATTCCTCAAAATCACCAAAAGGGTTTCACCCAAAACCCGAATCTTTCAAATTCCCATCTCCCAAATCCCTAAATCCAACAAGACCACTCTTCAAAATCAGAGCCGATGTCGGAATCGACTCACGTCCCATCGAAGCTACCGAATCATCAAGCTCAGCCGATAAGCTTCAACAGTATTTTCAAAATCTCGATTACGACAAGAAGTACGGATTCGTCGAAGACATCGACTCCTTCACGATCCCTAAAGGCTTATCGGAAGAAACGATTCGGTCGATTTCGAAATTGAAAGAGGAACCTGAGTGGATGCTCGAGTTTAGGTTCAAAGCTTATGAGAAGTTTCTGAAACTTGAAGAGCCTAAGTGGTCAGACAATAGGTATCCTTCGATTAACTTCCAGGATATGTGTTATTACTCTGCTCCCAAAAAGAAACCAACTCTGAATAGTTTAGATGAAGCTGACCCTCAGCTTCTTGAGTATTTCGATAAGTTAGGTGTTCCTTTGACAGAGCAGAAACGTTTAGCTAACGTTGCTGTTGATGCTGTTCTCGATAGTGTTTCAATAGCTACTACTCATAGGAAGACTCTTGAGAAGTCTGGTGTCATCTTCTGTTCTATCTCTGAAGCTATTAGGGAGTATCCTGATTTGATTAAGAAGTATTTGGGAAGAGTTGTGCCTAGTGATGATAATTACTACGCTGCTTTGAATGCTGCGGTTTTTAGTGATGGGTCTTTCTGTTATATCCCGAAGAACACTAGATGCCCTATGCCTATTTCGACTTATTTCCGGATTAACGCTATGGAGACTGGTCAGTTTGAGAGGACTTTGATTGTTGCTGAGGAAGGGAGTTTTGTTGAGTATTTAGAAGGATGTACTGCTCCTTCTTATGATAAGAATCAGCTTCATGCTGCTGTGGTTGAGCTCTATTGTGGGAAAGGAGCTGAGATTAAGTACTCTACTGTCCAGAATTGGTATGCTGGGGATCAAGAAGGTAAAGGTGGGATTTACAATTTTGTCACAAAGCGTGGTCTTTGCGCTGGGGATCGTTCCAAGATCTCGTGGACTCAGGTTGAGACAGGGTCAGCGATCACTTGGAAGTACCCTAGTGTGGTTTTAGAAGGCGATGATTCAGTTGGCGAGTTTTACTCTGTTGCGTTGACTAATAACTATCAGCAAGCTGATACAGGGACCAAGATGATTCACAAAgggaaaaacacaaaaagtagAATCATTTCAAAGGGGATATCGGCTGGGCACTCGAGAAACTGTTACCGTGGTCTTGTTCAGGTTCAGTCCAGAGCTGAGAATGCTAAAAATACTTCGACTTGTGACTCAATGCTTATCGGTGACAAAGCAGCTGCTAATACCTATCCTTACATCCAG GTAAAGAATCCATCTGCGAAAGTAGAACACGAAGCAAGTACCTCAAAGATTGGAGAAGATCAGCTATTCTATTTCCAGCAGAGAGGAATCGATCACGAGAGAGCATTAGCAGCAATGATCTCTGGATTCTGCAGAGATGTTTTCAACAAGCTACCTGATGAATTTGGAGCTGAAGTTAACCAGCTTATGAGCATCAAGCTTGAAGGATCAGTGGGTTAA
- the LOC104737332 gene encoding mediator of RNA polymerase II transcription subunit 21, protein MDIISQLQEQVNSIASITFNAFGTLQRDAPPVQLSPNYPEPPAAATTVTDEATPFPEQPKQLSAGLVKAAKQFDALVAALPLAEGGEEAQLKRIAELQVENDLIGQELQKQLEAAEKELKQVQELFGQAADNCLNMKKPE, encoded by the exons ATGGATATAATATCACAGTTGCAAGAACAAGTGAATTCGATTGCTTCTATCACTTTCAATGCTTTTGGAACACTGCAAAGGGATGCACCTCCTGTCCAGCTTTCACCTAATTACCCTGAACCACCTGCTGCTGCAACCACGGTTACTGATGAAGCTACCCCTTTTCCTGAGCAACCTAAGCAGCTCAGTGCCGGTTTAGTTAAGGCTGCTAAACAGTTTGATGCTTTGGTTGCTGCACTTCCCTTGGCAGAAGGTGGTGAAGAAGCTCAGCTCAAAAGAATCGCTGAACTCCAG GTGGAGAATGATCTTATTGGTCAAGAACTCCAGAAGCAACTTGAGGCTGCAG AGAAGGAGCTAAAACAAGTCCAAGAGCTATTTGGACAAGCTGCAGACAATTGTCTGAACATGAAGAAACCTGAATGA
- the LOC104737331 gene encoding LOW QUALITY PROTEIN: pentatricopeptide repeat-containing protein At4g04790, mitochondrial (The sequence of the model RefSeq protein was modified relative to this genomic sequence to represent the inferred CDS: inserted 1 base in 1 codon) codes for MVVSKASKSLLSSVFKSRIRNAGESSIVSGNRDIAGTSQAVKELLSSKNPSSGNQKDVEESSLPDRVSNLLHVTTSEKNISLKIPSFTTKIPFDISLRSKELSRERKEKRVYKKNGLSRRFAKIFRDSAQKLGTEAMFAAFGRVAKEMSVTEYSAMIGVYLEHAEKSNDLNYALDHIDKAFELLKSMRDRGFLIEERVYGPLLDYLTGMDMVEEFHSFKDVISEASPGSVERLGYYEMLLWIQLGDGEKIEELCSTIDGNKGEGLSILQENYLLALCKKDQRYHLQSLLEIVDVTKVHSSDLLANIFEYLGRFSLDSVARYFLYELKESDEGVKKVSDLISIYSTCIPNTTVVDTILKFNKKHEELDVLPSSTSYEKLVKYSCDSNEVVTALDVVEKMGEAGLVISADILHSLLHAIDEVLEFDLVRRIHSIMCTKSVKPNTENFRSIIRLCTRIKDFEGAYIMLGNLKNFNLEPNSSMFNCILAGYFREKNVSSALMVVKQMKEAGVKPDSITFGYLINNCNNEDAITKYYEEMQQAGVQATKRIYMSLIDAYAASGKFEKAKQVLLDPDVPAIYQNELKSVLISALASRGKWADALHIYKEMRKAECQVDPKSIISLIEYSDSKGELSTLVQLADDLQDDTSWIDGFFRMILFAVRNRKSSNIVDLLKRNKVRLLKKDIPVESHFDEVFWAIAETEPTKVQLGMDLLRFMKEELGFVPSRKCLDFLLHACVNAKDLKHGLLVWKEYQSAALPSNVLSFLRMYQVLLAAGDSEGAKVLVSKIPKDDKDVQHIIEESQSVFSQAPXKEKPKKKLIVSPTK; via the exons ATGGTTGTCTCAAAGGCTAGCAAAAGCTTATTAAGCTCAGTCTTCAAATCCCGTATTAGAAACGCCGGCGAATCTTCAATTGTTTCCGGCAACAGAGACATCGCCGGAACTTCTCAAGCTGTCAAAGAACTTCTCAGTTCCAAAAACCCTTCCTCTGGTAACCAAAAAG ATGTTGAGGAATCGTCATTACCTGATCGAGTATCGAATTTGTTACATG TAACTACTTCGGAGAAGAACATATCATTGAAGATACCAAGTTTTACTACTAAGATCCCTTTTGACATTTCGTTGAGATCGAAAGAGTTGTCCCGTGAGAGGAAAGAGAAGCGTGTTTACAAGAAGAACGGTCTCTCACGGCGTTTCGCTAAGATATTTAGAGACTCTGCTCAGAAACTAGGCACCGAGGCTATGTTTGCTGCTTTTGGTAGGGTGGCCAAAGAGATGAGTGTAACTGAATACAGTGCCATGATTGGAGTTTACTTGGAGCATGCGGAGAAAAGCAATGATCTAAATTATGCTCTTGACCATATTGACAAGGCTTTTGAGCTTTTGAAATCCATGAGGGATCGTGGATTCTTGATTGAAGAAAGAGTTTACGGTCCTCTTCTTGATTATTTGACTGGTATGGATATGGTAGAGGAATTTCATAGTTTTAAGGATGTGATTAGTGAGGCTAGTCCTGGCTCGGTTGAGAGACTTGGTTACTATGAAATGCTTCTTTGGATCCAACTTGGCGACggagagaagattgaagaactTTGCAGTACAATTGATGGTAATAAGGGGGAAGGCTTATCAATCTTACAAG AAAACTATCTGCTTGCACTATGTAAGAAAGACCAAAGGTACCATCTGCAGAGTCTCTTAGAGATAGTAGATGTCACAAAAGTTCATTCGTCGGACCTATTGGCAAACATATTTGAATACCTTGGGAGGTTTTCATTGGATTCTGTTGCAAGATATTTCCTGTATGAACTAAAAGAAAGTG ATGAAGGAGTGAAAAAAGTTTCGGATCTTATTTCTATCTATTCGACTTGCATCCCAAATACGACG GTTGTGGATACCATATTGAAGTTCAACAAGAAGCATGAAGAACTTGATGTTTTGCCTTCTTCTACATCGTACGAGAAGCTTGTTAAGTATAGCTGTGACTCAAATGAG GTAGTCACTGCTCTTGATGTAGTTGAAAAAATGGGTGAAGCAGGTCTGGTTATATCCGCAGATATCCTACATTCACTGTTACATGCCATTGATGAAGTTCTCGAGTTTGATTTG GTGCGAAGAATCCATTCAATTATGTGCACAAAGAGTGTGAAACCGAATACTGAGAACTTCCGGAGCATTATACGTTTGTGCACAAGAATCAAAGAT TTTGAAGGTGCATATATTATGCTTGGTAATTTAAAGAACTTCAATTTGGAACCGAACTCTAGCATGTTCAACTGTATATTGGCTGGATATTTTCGGGAG aaaaatgtgaGTAGCGCGTTAATGGTCGTCAAGCAAATGAAGGAAGCTGGCGTTAAACCAGATTCCATAACTTTTGGTTATCTAATAAACAACTGTAACAATGAGGACGCTATTACTAAG TACTACGAGGAGATGCAGCAAGCAGGAGTTCAAGCTACAAAGCGTATTTACATGTCCCTGATAGATGCATATGCAGCATCTGGGAAGTTTGAGAAGGCGAAACAG GTGCTCCTAGACCCAGATGTTCCAGCTATATACCAAAATGAGCTGAAAAGTGTGCTTATTTCGGCTCTTGCATCACGTGGAAAATGGGCAGATGccttgcatatatataaagaaatgagGAAAGCTGAATGCCAAGTAGACCCGAAATCAATTATATCTCTTATA GAATACTCTGATTCGAAGGGAGAGTTAAGTACGCTAGTTCAACTGGCTGATGACCTACAAGATGATACTAGTTGGATAGATGGTTTCTTCAGAATGATCTTGTTTGCTGTCCGCAATAGAAAGTCGAG CAATATTGTTGATTTGCTGAAACGGAACAAGGTCCGGTTGTTAAAGAAAGACATACCTGTGGAAAGTCATTTTGACgag GTGTTTTGGGCAATCGCAGAGACAGAGCCAACCAAAGTGCAGCTAGGAATGGATTTGCTAAGATTTATGAAAGAGGAGCTTGGGTTTGTTCCTTCAAGAAAATGTCTAGATTTTCTCTTACATGCATGTGTTAATGCCAAGGACCTGAAGCACGGTCTATTGGTGTGGAAAGAGTACCAATCTGCAGCACTCCCTTCCAACGTCCTAAGCTTTTTGAG GATGTATCAGGTTCTACTAGCTGCAGGGGATTCGGAAGGTGCCAAGGTATTGGTATCAAAAATTCCAAAAGATGATAAAGATGTACAACATATCATCGAAGAAAGCCAGTCAGTATTTTCTCAAGCAC AAAAAGAGAAACCGAAGAAGAAATTGATTGTTTCCCCAACAAAGTAG
- the LOC104737333 gene encoding peptide methionine sulfoxide reductase B3-like yields the protein MIIINTKILFFSFTLLLSSIVVVFGSICLSSELASTVAMAAPGSVQKGDEEWRAILSPEQFRILRQKGTEYPGTGEYVNFDKEGIYGCAACKAPLYKSTTKFNAGCGWPAFFDAIPGAITRTSDPDGRRTEINCAACGGHLGHVFKGEGFPTPTDERHCVNSVSLKFTPEKSSL from the exons ATGATCATCATCAATACAAAGATTCTATTTTTCTCATTTACGCTACTTTTATCATCAATCGTTGTTGTATTCGGTTCGATTTGTCTCTCTTCCGAATTAGCTTCTACGGTTGCTATGGCGGCTCCAGGATCGGTTCAGAAAGGAGATGAAGAGTGGCGTGCGATTCTTTCTCCTGAGCAGTTTAGGATTCTTCGTCAAAAGGGCACTGA ATATCCAGGCACAGGAGAATACGTTAATTTCGACAAAGAAGGAATCTACGGTTGTGCGGCATGCAAAGCTCCTCTTTATAAATCAACCACAAAGTTTAACGCCGGTTGTGGCTGGCCAGCATTCTTTGACGCAATCCCCGGTGCCATTACCCGAACC TCAGACCCAGATGGTAGAAGAACAGAGATCAACTGTGCAGCATGTGGTGGACATCTTGGTCATGTTTTCAAAGGAGAAGGTTTCCCTACTCCTACCGATGAACGCCATTGCGTAAACAGTGTGTCCCTTAAGTTCACACCCGAGAAGTCTTCCTTGTAG
- the LOC104737334 gene encoding peptide methionine sulfoxide reductase B5-like: MTTDTGSLVKKSEEEWRAVLSPEQFRILRERGTEKPGTGEYDKFFEEGIFSCVGCKTPLYKSTTKFDPGCGWPAFFEGLPGAINRSPDPDGDGTEITCAACGGHLGHFHKGEGYATPTDERHCVNSVSIKFHPAKSSSDT; this comes from the exons ATGACGACAGATACTGGTTCGTTGGTCAAAAAATCAGAGGAGGAGTGGCGTGCTGTTCTTTCACCTGAGCAATTTAGGATTCTCCGTGAGAGAGGCACTGA AAAGCCAGGAACTGGGGAATATGACAAGTTTTTTGAGGAAGGGATCTTCAGTTGCGTCGGATGCAAGACTCCTCTTTATAAATCAACCACAAAGTTCGATCCAGGATGTGGCTGGCCAGCTTTCTTTGAAGGACTCCCCGGTGCCATTAACCGATCC CCTGATCCAGATGGAGATGGAACTGAGATCACTTGTGCCGCTTGCGGTGGACATTTAGGTCATTTTCACAAAGGAGAAGGTTATGCTACTCCAACTGATGAACGCCATTGCGTTAACAGCGTTTCCATCAAATTTCACCCGGCCAAATCTTCCTCTGACACCTGA